Part of the Bacillus andreraoultii genome is shown below.
CAAACATCGTTTGACGGAATACTGTTCCTCGGAATGTCTCTAAGTAGTTATTCAAAATATACAAACGTTTTTTGTCATCCTCTAATGTTTTTAATAAATATTCACTCAGTAGATTTTCGTTGCAAGTAGATGCGACTTCAGCAACAAAAATTGAATAATCACCATACGGATATGGTTGATTTTTTCTTGTATAGTAGCTATGAACAGAATGACCAAATTCATGGGCTAGTGTAAATAAGTTATTCACATTATCTTGCCAGTTTAATAAGATGTATGGATTTGTACCATATGCACCTGATGAATATGCTCCACTTCGTTTACCTTTGTTTTCATGGACATCAACCCAGCGATTTTCGAACCCTTCTTTAAGTACGGATAAGTATTCTTCGCCCATTGGTGCTAGACCTTTAAGCACAAGATCTTTCGCTTCTTCATACGTTACTTCCATTTTCACATCTTTTACAAGTGGTGTGTACAAGTCATACATATGAAGTTCATCAAGACCAAGAACTTTTTTCCGTAAAGCAACATAACGATGTAAGAGTGGTAAATTTTTATTTATCGTATTTACAAGATTATCATACACAGATTCAGGGATATTGTTTGCAGATAAAGCAGCATCACGAGCTGATTTATAATTACGGACAGTTGCATAAAAATTATTTCGTTTTACTTGTCCACTTAATGTACTAGCAAACGTATTCCTGAAGCTTTCGTAAGTGGAATACACTGCTTGAAATGCATCATGCCGTACACGACGATCTTGACTTTCTAAGAATCGAACATAGCGACCATGGGTAACCTCGACATCTTCCCCATTTTCATCTTTTATTGAAGGAAATTCTAAATCTGCATTATTTAACATACCAAACGTTGTACTTGGTGAATCCATTACTTCTGAAGCTTGAGCTAGTAATGCTTCCATATCGGATGATAACACATGTGGGCGTTGTAAATTAATTTCTTCTAGCGCATGCTCATATAGTTTTAATTCTTCTTTTTCTTGTAAAAACTGATTAATTCTCGCTTCATCAATTGCTAATAATTCTGGTACGATATAGGCAAAACTACTTGCCGCTTGCGTATATAAGTTTCTAGCTTGGTCATTCATTCCTTGATAAAAAGAGTTTGTTGTATCTTGATCATAGCGCATATGAGCGTATGTATATAATTTACCAAGACGCATCATGACTTGGTCTTGATACTGTAACGCTTCATAAAGAAGTTCAGCACTCTCTCCTAATCTTCCTTGAAATTCTTGAGCTTTAGGAAGTAATCCTTTAATTTGCTCAAACTCTTCTTTCCATTGCTCGTCCGTGGCAAAAATAGCTTCTAAATCCCACGTATCATTTACTGGAATTTCACTTCTTGTCGGTAATTTTTGTACCTTTTTTTCAGTTGACATTCATTTTCCTCCATTCGTTAAAAGAACTATTTCCTATATATGTTTGAAATTTACAATTGATGAAAGGAAATATATGTTAATTTTAAACATAAACCTATCTTCGTATCCTGTCAATGAAAGAATACTTATTCATTCGAATTAATAAACGTGAGAAATTCCATTACTGTTCCGGAAAAATCAATCTACTGTTAAAAAATAATTGTAAAATCAAGCCTTTATACCGTCTAAAAAAACTTCTTCTTACATTTTCTCGATTTACATTTGGATTGTTAATTAGCAGTGGTATTTTCTTAACTATTAATTTGTCCCCTTCTCTTCTAAAAAATCCAATATTCGTTAAAAATTGTAGATAGGCTTCAACTGGTTGCCTCCAAAACGATTTTTGAAATCGACCTAATTGTCGTTGCACAATCAACTGTTTTAAGCGGTTACCTAAAAAAGAATATATATCTTCAAGCGGGATAACAGCCCCTAACCTTTGCTGATATAAAAAATAAAACCATATATAAAATTGCCATTCGATTGGTGAGTTTTTTATGATAAACATATCTGGAACAGGTACCCCAACCTCAGGTGGTAAATCTAATAGGTGTAAATGGTGATGATATAAAAATTGTAAAAAGGTATTTTTACGTCCATTTGGAATAATGAGTAATCTCTTTACCCATCGTTCTGTCTCTTCAAACCAATAATCGTAAAATGGAAAGGATTGGTCTTTACTTATTAGCAATTTTTCAAGCCGCTCTTGCAAAGTAAATTCCTGTACCGTTACAAAAGCCCGATTTATCGAATAAGGAACAATGTGGTGATACGTATAAAATTTTTCTTCACGTGGGTCCATTGCCAATATGAATGAATCACCAGAAGATG
Proteins encoded:
- the pepF gene encoding oligoendopeptidase F; translated protein: MSTEKKVQKLPTRSEIPVNDTWDLEAIFATDEQWKEEFEQIKGLLPKAQEFQGRLGESAELLYEALQYQDQVMMRLGKLYTYAHMRYDQDTTNSFYQGMNDQARNLYTQAASSFAYIVPELLAIDEARINQFLQEKEELKLYEHALEEINLQRPHVLSSDMEALLAQASEVMDSPSTTFGMLNNADLEFPSIKDENGEDVEVTHGRYVRFLESQDRRVRHDAFQAVYSTYESFRNTFASTLSGQVKRNNFYATVRNYKSARDAALSANNIPESVYDNLVNTINKNLPLLHRYVALRKKVLGLDELHMYDLYTPLVKDVKMEVTYEEAKDLVLKGLAPMGEEYLSVLKEGFENRWVDVHENKGKRSGAYSSGAYGTNPYILLNWQDNVNNLFTLAHEFGHSVHSYYTRKNQPYPYGDYSIFVAEVASTCNENLLSEYLLKTLEDDKKRLYILNNYLETFRGTVFRQTMFAEFEHDIHVRAQNGEALTAELLTNIYYDLNKKYFGENVIIDEEIGLEWARIPHFYYNYYVYQYATGLSASTALSKQILEEGEPAVERYIGYLKSGSSDYPIEVLKKAGVDMTLADPIENACKVFEEKLDEMERLLNVK
- a CDS encoding competence protein CoiA translates to MFIAKTSDGQIVSLMNVSRETLTHLKKQEQYFCPACSGELLLKMGMKKLPHFAHKSQCSIKPEGESQQHLLGKKKLFHWLTWQGFETQMECYLSELNQQPDLLFQWNGKKGVIEFQCSIIPLEEMYRRTTNYINHSYRPLWIVDHRLITAQLKHRVQLNEFLTHFITRTSSGDSFILAMDPREEKFYTYHHIVPYSINRAFVTVQEFTLQERLEKLLISKDQSFPFYDYWFEETERWVKRLLIIPNGRKNTFLQFLYHHHLHLLDLPPEVGVPVPDMFIIKNSPIEWQFYIWFYFLYQQRLGAVIPLEDIYSFLGNRLKQLIVQRQLGRFQKSFWRQPVEAYLQFLTNIGFFRREGDKLIVKKIPLLINNPNVNRENVRRSFFRRYKGLILQLFFNSRLIFPEQ